From Grus americana isolate bGruAme1 chromosome 11, bGruAme1.mat, whole genome shotgun sequence, a single genomic window includes:
- the LRRN1 gene encoding leucine-rich repeat neuronal protein 1 has translation MAKVRVVLTVCQLVLELLMNSLTESSIPSNECPQLCVCEIRPWFTPQSTYREATTVDCNDLRLTKIPSNLSSDTQVLLLQSNNIAKTTDELQQLFNLTELDFSQNNFTSIKDVGLSNLTQLTTLHLEENQITEMTDYCLQDLCNLQELYINHNQISSISANAFSGLKNLLRLHLNSNKLKVIDSRWFDSTPNLEILMIGENPVIGILDMNFKPLSNLRSLVLAGMYLTDIPGNALVGLDSLESLSFYDNKLVKVPQLALEKVPNLKFLDLNKNPIHKIQEGDFKNMLRLKELGINNMGELVSVDRYALDNLPELTKLEATNNPKLSYIHRLAFRNVPALESLMLNNNALNAVYQKTVESLPNLREISIHSNPLRCDCVIHWINSNKTNIRFMEPLSMFCAMPPEYRGQQVKEVLIQDSNEQCLPMISHETFPNHLNLDIGMTVFLDCRAMAEPEPEIYWVTPLGNKVTVESLSDKYKLSSEGTLEISNIQVEDSGRYTCVAQNIEGADTRVATIRVNGTLLDGTQVLKIYVKQAESHSILVSWKVNSNVMTSNLKWSSATMKIDNPHITYTARVPVDVHEYNLTHLQPSTDYEVCLTVSNIHQQTQKSCVNVTTKNAAFALDISDQETSTALAAVMGSMFAVISLASISVYIAKRFKRKNYHHSLKKYMQKTSSIPLNELYPPLINLWEGDSEKDKDGSAETKPTQVDTSRSYYMW, from the coding sequence ATGGCGAAGGTTAGGGTGGTTTTAACTGTTTGCCAGTTGGTGCTAGAATTGTTAATGAATTCATTAACTGAGTCTTCCATACCGAGTAATGAATGTCCACAGCTTTGTGTATGTGAAATCAGGCCATGGTTTACACCACAGTCAACGTACAGGGAAGCCACGACAGTTGACTGCAATGACCTTCGACTAACAAAAATCCCCAGCAATCTTTCCAGTGACACTCAAGTCCTTCTGTTACAAAGCAACAACATTGCAAAGACCACAGATGAACTCCAACAGCTGTTTAATTTAACAGAATTggatttttcacaaaataactTCACAAGTATCAAAGATGTGGGGCTCTCAAATCTCACCCAACTTACTACTTTGCAcctggaagaaaaccaaataacGGAGATGACCGACTACTGCTTGCAAGACCTTTGCAATCTTCAGGAGCTATATATAAACCACAACCAGATCAGCAGTATTTCTGCAAATGCATTCTCTGGCCTGAAGAATCTTTTGAGATTACATCTCAACTCCAACAAATTAAAGGTTATTGACAGCCGTTGGTTTGATTCTACTCCTAACTTAGAGATTCTCATGATTGGAGAAAATCCAGTGATTGGAATACTAGATATGAATTTCAAACCACTCTCAAATTTAAGGAGTCTAGTTTTGGCAGGAATGTATCTCACAGACATTCCTGGCAATGCCTTGGTAGGCTTGGATAGTCTTGAAAGCCTTTCCTTCTATGACAACAAATTGGTAAAAGTTCCTCAGCTTGCACTTGAGAAAGTTCCAAATTTAAAATTCCTGGATCTCAACAAAAATCCGATTCATAAAATTCAAGAAggtgattttaaaaacatgctcAGATTGAAAGAGCTTGGCATCAATAATATGGGAGAACTCGTTTCTGTTGATAGGTATGCGCTGGACAACCTGCCTGAACTTACAAAGCTCGAAGCCACCAACAATCCAAAGCTGTCTTACATACATCGTTTGGCATTTCGCAACGTTCCTGCCCTGGAGAGCTTGATGCTGAACAACAATGCCTTGAATGCAGTCTACCAAAAGACAGTGGAATCCCTTCCAAACTTGCGTGAGATCAGTATCCACAGTAACCCGCTCAGGTGCGACTGTGTCATTCACTGGATCAactcaaacaaaaccaatatcCGTTTCATGGAACCTCTATCCATGTTTTGCGCTATGCCTCCAGAATACAGAGGACAGCAGGTGAAGGAAGTGTTAATACAGGATTCAAACGAACAATGTCTTCCAATGATCTCTCATGAGACCTTTCCAAATCACTTGAACTTGGACATCGGCATGACAGTGTTTTTAGATTGTCGGGCCATGGCAGAACCCGAGCCAGAAATTTACTGGGTCACTCCTCTCGGCAATAAAGTAACTGTCGAAAGTCTCTCCGACAAATACAAGCTGAGTAGTGAAGGCACCTTGGAAATCTCTAACATCCAGGTTGAAGATTCCGGGAGGTACACCTGTGTTGCTCAGAACATAGAAGGGGCTGACACGAGGGTCGCTACTATCCGGGTGAACGGAACGCTTTTGGATGGTACCCAGGTTCTGAAAATCTATGTTAAGCAAGCCGAATCACATTCCATCTTAGTTTCTTGGAAAGTTAATTCCAATGTCATGACTTCCAATTTAAAATGGTCATCGGCCACTATGAAGATTGACAACCCTCACATTACGTACACTGCTAGAGTCCCGGTTGATGTACACGAATACAACCTCACGCATTTACAACCATCTACGGATTATGAAGTGTGTCTAACGGTGTCAAATATCCATCAGCAAACACAGAAGTCCTGCGTTAACGTTACAACAAAAAACGCAGCTTTTGCGCTAGATATTTCAGACCAAGAAACCAGCACTGCCCTCGCAGCGGTGATGGGATCCATGTTTGCCGTCATTAGCCTCGCCtccatttctgtttatattgcaaaaagatttaagagaaaaaactaCCATCACTCattgaaaaaatatatgcaaaagaCCTCTTCAATCCCACTGAATGAGCTCTACCCTCCACTTATTAATCTCTGGGAAGGTGACAGTGAAAAAGACAAGGATGGTTCTGCAGAGACCAAGCCAACTCAAGTCGACACATCCAGAAGCTATTACATGTGGTAA